From the genome of Nerophis ophidion isolate RoL-2023_Sa linkage group LG25, RoL_Noph_v1.0, whole genome shotgun sequence, one region includes:
- the LOC133543081 gene encoding uncharacterized protein LOC133543081 isoform X3 codes for MYFNCSCSVAPLLRCYINSSAQIMTQRHHWAPREHARVCCEHSVSALQIWQAKSAPTREEESQESRALDGCFKII; via the exons ATGTATTTTAACTGCAGTTGCAGCGTTGCCCCACTTTTGAGGTGCTATATCAACAGCAGTGCACAG ATCATGACACAGAGGCATCACTGGGCTCCTAGAGAACACGCCAGAGTGTGCTGTGAACATTCTGTCTCTG CATTACAGATATGGCAGGCAAAATCAGCCCCTACTCGCGAGGAGGAAAGTCAAGAGTCCAG AGCGCTTGACGGCTGCTTCAAAATCATCTAG